From Haloglomus litoreum, the proteins below share one genomic window:
- a CDS encoding saccharopine dehydrogenase family protein, whose product MSDSDREFDIVVWGATGVAGRLLAEYLAGQYPPEDLDLALGGRNEAKLEGIEADILAEADAWDEIPIVLGDATEPESLREMAGRTQVVATTVGPYTKYGTPLVGACIEEGTDYCDLTGEVNWIREVVDEYHDDAVAAETRIVNSCGFDSVPADIGTLMVQTFAREEFGAPCERVRILVESASGGVSGGTLASFTELFEAASSDPVARETLRNPYSLAPPGERDGPDRGEQRLARKDDLSSEWTAPSPMAAVNERVVRRSNALLDYPYSREFTCNEVIPTGRSLVGAASSGAIAGGIGLFGAAMSVGPLRRGLSRYVFPDPGEGPSERQMEKGHFSIRVIGRGTGADGEFTVEAEFGVDLDPGYGGTARMLGESAMCLLHDEVDSPLEGGVLTPASGIGMPLVDRLRDVGFTATVAEADD is encoded by the coding sequence GTGTCCGACAGCGACCGAGAGTTCGACATCGTCGTGTGGGGAGCGACCGGCGTCGCGGGGCGCCTCCTCGCGGAGTACCTCGCCGGGCAGTATCCGCCCGAGGACCTCGACCTGGCGCTCGGGGGCCGGAACGAGGCGAAACTCGAGGGCATCGAGGCCGACATCCTCGCGGAGGCCGACGCGTGGGACGAGATTCCCATCGTGCTCGGCGATGCGACCGAGCCCGAGAGCCTCCGCGAAATGGCGGGCCGCACCCAGGTCGTCGCCACCACGGTCGGGCCGTACACGAAGTACGGGACGCCGCTGGTCGGGGCGTGTATCGAGGAGGGGACGGACTACTGCGACCTGACGGGCGAGGTGAACTGGATCCGGGAGGTTGTCGACGAGTACCACGACGACGCGGTCGCGGCCGAGACGCGCATCGTCAACAGTTGCGGGTTCGACTCCGTGCCCGCGGACATCGGGACCCTGATGGTCCAGACGTTCGCGCGCGAGGAGTTCGGCGCGCCGTGCGAGCGGGTGCGCATCCTCGTCGAGAGCGCGAGCGGCGGCGTGAGCGGCGGCACGCTCGCGAGTTTCACGGAACTGTTCGAGGCGGCCTCGTCGGACCCGGTCGCCCGGGAGACGCTCCGGAACCCGTACTCGCTGGCGCCGCCGGGCGAGCGCGACGGCCCCGACCGTGGCGAGCAGCGCCTCGCCCGGAAGGACGACCTGAGTTCGGAGTGGACCGCGCCCTCCCCGATGGCGGCCGTCAACGAGCGCGTGGTCCGGCGGAGCAACGCGCTGCTGGACTACCCGTACAGTCGCGAGTTCACCTGCAACGAGGTCATCCCCACCGGCCGGTCGCTGGTCGGGGCGGCCAGTTCGGGCGCCATCGCCGGCGGTATCGGGCTGTTCGGGGCCGCCATGTCCGTCGGGCCGCTCCGACGGGGGCTCAGCCGGTACGTGTTCCCCGACCCCGGCGAGGGTCCCTCGGAGCGACAGATGGAGAAGGGCCACTTCAGCATCCGCGTCATCGGGCGCGGGACGGGCGCGGACGGCGAGTTCACCGTCGAGGCCGAGTTCGGCGTCGACCTGGACCCGGGCTACGGCGGGACCGCGCGGATGCTCGGGGAGTCGGCGATGTGTCTCCTGCACGACGAGGTCGACTCGCCGCTCGAGGGTGGCGTCCTCACGCCGGCGTCGGGCATCGGGATGCCGCTGGTCGACCGGCTCCGCGACGTGGGGTTCACGGCGACGGTGGCCGAGGCGGACGACTGA
- a CDS encoding 2Fe-2S iron-sulfur cluster-binding protein → MSHPSDGPNRIPVTVRTGDYETTLRVERGTILRDALLEAGFEVYGSVSRAANCGGRGLCGTCGVRFEGDAVPEPTHWHDRAAARFGYPRLSCRIPVDEPLTVRVPEKVMWGQLLPGERDGE, encoded by the coding sequence GTGAGCCATCCGAGTGACGGGCCGAACCGAATCCCCGTGACCGTCCGGACGGGCGACTACGAGACGACGCTCCGCGTCGAGCGCGGGACCATCCTCCGAGATGCCCTGCTTGAGGCCGGTTTCGAGGTGTACGGGAGCGTCTCACGCGCCGCCAACTGCGGCGGGCGCGGGCTCTGTGGGACCTGCGGCGTCCGCTTCGAGGGGGACGCCGTACCCGAACCCACACACTGGCACGACCGCGCCGCCGCGCGCTTCGGCTACCCGCGGCTCTCCTGTCGGATTCCTGTCGACGAGCCGCTGACGGTCCGGGTCCCGGAGAAGGTGATGTGGGGCCAGTTGCTGCCGGGCGAGCGCGACGGGGAGTGA
- a CDS encoding DUF5795 family protein: MSENRVVEGRMVTPAKLAELIEGESPMDTEAIEDADRECPDCGGNVISVGYMPSVTEFVTGYKCQDCAWSETDRD, encoded by the coding sequence ATGTCAGAGAACCGCGTCGTGGAGGGTCGGATGGTGACGCCGGCGAAGCTCGCCGAACTCATCGAGGGGGAGTCGCCGATGGACACCGAGGCCATCGAGGACGCCGACCGGGAGTGTCCGGACTGCGGTGGGAACGTCATCAGCGTGGGGTACATGCCCAGCGTCACGGAGTTCGTGACGGGCTACAAGTGCCAGGACTGCGCGTGGAGCGAGACGGACCGGGACTGA